From Rutidosis leptorrhynchoides isolate AG116_Rl617_1_P2 chromosome 3, CSIRO_AGI_Rlap_v1, whole genome shotgun sequence, a single genomic window includes:
- the LOC139901742 gene encoding chitinase CLP-like, with protein sequence MHFVKLLLFIFAILSHDVVSIDFQPVTVVLPITKDTKTSLYKVVLTIWSLTTNSTYLLDLDAPFIWKQCINMPIHKPYKYCQDQYDCYDGLYCKSSSCIDAKSYEISPNCPSLNNITAKYGCICPVTPVNPVTKVCKISQLTTKELILPLTDGRNPTLSQLSNWYYLFSCAPSSLLRSMPKGVTGVAAFSWSNLAFPRQLTYPKPTQQFALCLPTSASAPGVTFIGDGPFYFLPFPNLDIKSILSYTPMIRKSSKSLGYYVTINKISIKRKPIPLFKNISAKLSTLVPYTTLRSDIYAALLKSFSMSIKNIHRVNTTKPFGLCMKASDIASRSSKFSVPNIDLEMESGKIWTISKDNSIKEMGNGVACLAFVDGGLHVDDAIVIGTFQMENNFLFFDLANQKFWFSSSLLARGTSCSSFNTTVIG encoded by the coding sequence ATGCATTTTGTTAAGCTTCTCTTATTCATTTTCGCAATTTTGTCTCATGATGTCGTTTCCATAGATTTTCAACCTGTTACTGTCGTCTTACCGATAACAAAAGACACAAAAACATCTCTATACAAAGTTGTTTTGACAATTTGGTCTTTGACAACTAATTCAACTTACCTTCTTGACCTTGATGCACCTTTCATTTggaaacaatgtattaatatgcctATTCATAAACCTTATAAGTACTGTCAAGATCAATATGATTGCTACGATGGCCTTTATTGTAAATCTTCATCGTGCATCGATGCAAAATCATACGAAATCAGTCCTAATTGCCCGTCACTCAACAATATCACAGCAAAATACGGATGCATATGTCCAGTCACTCCTGTTAATCCAGTCACAAAAGTATGTAAAATCTCTCAGTTAACCACTAAGGAATTGATTTTGCCACTGACAGATGGTAGGAACCCTACTTTGTCTCAATTAAGTAACTGGTATTATCTATTTTCATGTGCACCTTCTTCCTTATTAAGATCTATGCCTAAAGGTGTTACAGGTGTGGCTGCCTTTTCGTGGTCTAATTTAGCGTTTCCACGTCAGCTTACTTATCCTAAACCCACTCAGCAATTTGCACTTTGTCTACCAACCTCTGCTTCGGCTCCTGGTGTGACATTTATAGGCGACGGTCCGTTTTATTTTCTTCCTTTTCCAAATCTTGATATCAAAAGCATCCTTtcttacactccaatgatcagaaagTCTTCCAAATCCCTTGGTTATTATGTTACAATTAACAAAATTTCAATAAAACGAAAACCAATACCATTATTCAAAAATATTTCCGCAAAGCTTAGTACTCTTGTGCCTTACACCACACTTAGAAGTGACATATATGCAGCTCTGCTTAAAAGTTTTTCTATGTCCATCAAAAACATTCATCGTGTAAACACTACAAAACCATTTGGCCTATGTATGAAAGCTAGTGATATTGCGTCTAGGAGTAGTAAGTTTAGTGTTCCTAACATTGATCTTGAAATGGAGAGTGGGAAGATTTGGACCATTTCTAAAGACAACTCGATTAAGGAAATGGGGAATGGTGTCGCTTGTCTTGCGTTTGTCGATGGAGGATTACATGTGGACGATGCAATTGTGATTGGGACGTTTCAGATGGAGAATAATTTCTTGTTCTTTGATCTGGCCAATCAAAAGTTCTGGTTTAGCTCTTCCTTGTTAGCTCGAGGAACCTCTTGCAGCAGCTTCAACACCACTGTAATTGGTTAG
- the LOC139901743 gene encoding uncharacterized protein produces the protein MVDKLALVAEDHPKPYQLTWLKRGNHIKVTKRYLVQFSIGKTNKNEVWCEVIPMDACHLLLGRPWKFDIKTKHDGFHNTYSFMKDGINITLAPSRQFSGAESALILNKAAFEDEAKMKSLVFALIVAEVKSDMTVIPAAIRPLLTEYGDVFLNEIPAGWPLMRDIQHCIDLVLGSVIPNKPAYKLNPKEYEELHRKVNELLHKGLIRESMSPCAVPALIVPKQDGLFRMCVDSSTVNKITINYRFPIPRFDDLIDQLHGAMVFSKIDLRSGYHQIRMRPGMNGRHHLKNKMVYTNGW, from the coding sequence ATGGTGGATAAATTGGCCCTAGTCGCAGAGGATCACCCCAAGCCATATCAATTAACGTGGCTAAAACGGGGAAATCATATCAAAGTCACGAAAAGATATCTAGTTCAGTTTTCGATAGGGAAAACAAATAAGAATGAAGTTTGGTGTGAAGTGATTCCGATGGATGCGTGTCATCTTCTTCTAGGGAGACCATGGAAATTCGATATAAAGACGAAGCACGATGGATTCCACAACACATATAGCTTTATGAAGGACGGCATTAACATCACATTAGCCCCCTCACGACAGTTTTCGGGAGCTGAATCTGCTTTAATTCTTAACAAAGCTGCGTTCGAGGACGAAGCTAAAATGAAGTCACTGGTATTCGCCCTTATTGTGGCAGAAGTTAAATCTGATATGACTGTGATTCCAGCTGCAATCAGGCCCTTACTGACCGAATATGGTGATGTTTTTCTAAACGAGATACCAGCCGGGTGGCCTCTTATGCGTGATATACAACACTGTATTGACTTAGTACTGGGCTCGGTTATTCCAAACAAACCCGCTTACAAGTTAAATCCGAAGGAGTATGAAGAATTACATAGGAAAGTCAATGAGTTGTTACATAAAGGGTTGATAAGGGAGAGCATGAGCCCATGTGCGGTTCCCGCCCTTATTGTTCCCAAACAGGACGGTTTATTTCGTATGTGTGTAGATAGTAGTACCGTCAACAAGATTACCATAAATTATCGATTCCCTATCCCAAGGTTTGATGATCTTATTGATCAGTTGCATGGTGCTATGGTCTTTTCTAAAATCGATTTACGAAGCGGGTACCATCAAATACGCATGAGACCAGGGATGAATGGAAGACATCATTTAAAAAACAAGATGGTTTATACGAATGGATGGTGA